A stretch of Equus caballus isolate H_3958 breed thoroughbred chromosome 11, TB-T2T, whole genome shotgun sequence DNA encodes these proteins:
- the MYO1C gene encoding unconventional myosin-Ic isoform X1, which yields MALQVELIPTGEIIRVVHPHRPCKLALGSDGVRVTMESALTARDRVGVQDFVLLENFTSEAAFIENLRRRFRENLIYTYIGPVLVSVNPYRDLQIYSRQHMERYRGVSFYEVPPHLFAVADTVYRALRTERRDQAVMISGESGAGKTEATKRLLQFYAETCPAPERGGAVRDRLLQSNPVLEAFGNAKTLRNDNSSRFGKYMDVQFDFKGAPVGGHILSYLLEKSRVVHQNHGERNFHIFYQLLEGGEEEMLRRLGLERNPQSYLYLVKGQCAKVSSINDKNDWKVVRKALTVIDFTEDEVEDLLSIVASVLHLGNIHFAADEESNAQVTTENQLKYLTRLLGVEGSTLREALTHRKIIAKGEELLSPLNLEQAAYARDALAKAVYSRTFTWLVEKINRSLASKDADSPSWRSTTVLGLLDIYGFEVFQHNSFEQFCINYCNEKLQQLFIELTLKSEQEEYEAEGIAWEPVQYFNNKIICDLVEEKFKGIISILDEECLRPGEATDLTFLEKLEDTIKHHPHLLTHKLADQRTRKSLGRGEFRLLHYAGEVTYSVTGFLDKNNDLLFRNLKETMCSSENPIMSQCFDRSELSDKKRPETVATQFKMSLLQLVEILKSKEPAYVRCIKPNDAKQPGRFDEVLIRHQVKYLGLMENLRVRRAGFAYRRKYEVFLQRYKSLCPETWPSWAGRPQDGVAVLVRHLGYKPEEYKMGRTKIFIRFPKTLFATEDALEVRRQSLATKIQAAWRGYHWRQKFLRVKQSAICIQSWWRGTLGRRKAAKRKWAAQTIRRFIRGFILRHAPRCPENAFFLDHVRTSFLLNLRRQLPRNVLDTSWPTPPPALREASELLRELCMKNMVWKYCRGISPEWKQQLQQKAVASEIFKGKKDNYPQSVPRLFISTRLGTDEISPKVLQALGSEPIQYAVPVVKYDRKGYKPRSRQLLLTPNAVVIVEDAKVKQRIDYANLTGISVSSLSDSLFVLHVQREDNKQKGDVVLQSDHVIETLTKVALSADRVNNININQGSITFAGGPGRDGTIDFTPGSELLITKAKNGHLAVVAPRLNSR from the exons ATGGCGCTGCAAGTGGAGCTGATACCCACCGGGGAGATCATCCGCGTGGTTCATCCCCACAGGCCCTGCAAACTT GCCCTGGGCAGTGACGGGGTGCGAGTGACCATGGAGAGTGCCCTAACCGCCCGTGACCGGGTAGGGGTACAGGATTTCGTGCTGCTGGAGAACTTCACCAGCGAGGCTGCCTTCATCGAGAACCTGCGGCGTCGGTTCCGGGAGAACCTCATTTAC ACCTACATTGGCCCTGTCCTAGTCTCTGTCAACCCCTACCGGGACCTCCAGATCTACAGCCGCCAGCACATGGAGCGTTACCGTGGCGTCAGCTTCTATGAGGTGCCACCCCACCT GTTTGCAGTGGCCGACACTGTGTACCGGGCACTGCGCACGGAGCGCCGGGACCAGGCAGTGATGATCTCTGGGGAGAGCGGGGCAGGCAAGACAGAGGCCACCAAGCGGCTGCTACAGTTCTATGCAGAGACCTGCCCAGCCCCCGAGCGGGGGGGTGCTGTGCGTGACCGGCTGCTGCAGAGCAACCCTGTGCTGGAG GCCTTCGGGAATGCCAAGACCCTCCGGAACGATAACTCCAGCAGGTTTGGGAAATACATGGACGTGCAGTTTGACTTCAAG GGTGCCCCCGTGGGTGGCCACATTCTCAGTTACCTCCTGGAGAAGTCCCGCGTGGTGCACCAGAATCATGGGGAGAGGAACTTCCACATCTTTTACCAGCTGCTGGAGGGGGGCGAGGAGGAGATGCTGCGCAGGCTGGGCTTGGAACGCAACCCCCAGAGCTACCTGTACCTGGTGAAG GGCCAGTGTGCCAAAGTCTCCTCCATCAATGACAAGAATGACTGGAAGGTCGTCAGGAAGGCTCTGACGGTCATCGACTTCACTGAGGATGAAGTGGAG GACCTGCTGAGCATTGTGGCCAGTGTCCTGCATTTGGGCAATATCCACTTTGCTGCCGACGAGGAGAGCAATGCTCAGGTCACCACCGAGAACCAGCTCAAGTATCTGACCAGG CTCCTTGGTGTGGAAGGCTCAACATTGCGGGAAGCCCTGACACACAGGAAGATCATCGCCAAGGGAGAAGAG CTCCTGAGCCCACTGAACCTGGAACAGGCTGCATATGCGCGAGACGCCCTGGCCAAGGCCGTGTACAGTCGCACTTTTACCTGGCTGGTCGAGAAGATCAACAGGTCGCTGGCCTCCAAG GATGCTGACAGCCCCAGCTGGCGGAGCACCACGGTCCTTGGGCTCCTGGACATTTATGGCTTCGAAGTGTTTCAGCACAACAG CTTCGAGCAGTTCTGCATCAACTACTGCAACGAGAAGCTGCAGCAGCTCTTCATCGAGCTCACCCTCAAGTCGGAACAGGAGGAATATGAGGCCGAGGGCATCGCG TGGGAGCCTGTCCAGTATTTCAACAACAAGATCATCTGTGACCTGGTGGAGGAGAAGTTCAAGGGCATCATCTCCATTTTG GATGAGGAGTGTCTGCGCCCTGGGGAGGCCACGGATCTGACCTTCCTGGAGAAGTTGGAGGACACCATCAAGCATCATCCGCACTTGCTCAC GCACAAGCTGGCCGATCAGCGGACCAGGAAATCCCTGGGCCGAGGGGAGTTCCGCCTTCTGCACTACGCGGGGGAGGTGACCTACAGCGTGACCG GGTTTCTGGATAAAAACAATGACCTTCTCTTCCGgaacctgaaggag ACCATGTGCAGCTCGGAGAATCCCATTATGAGCCAGTGCTTCGACCGGAGCGAGCTCAGTGACAAGAAGCGGCCAGAGACG GTCGCCACCCAGTTCAAGATGAGCCTCCTGCAGCTGGTGGAGATCCTGAAGTCTAAGGAGCCGGCCTACGTCCGCTGCATCAAGCCCAATGACGCCAAACAGCCCG GCCGCTTTGATGAAGTGCTGATCCGGCACCAGGTGAAGTACCTGGGGCTGATGGAGAACCTGCGCGTGCGCAGAGCCGGCTTCGCCTATCGCCGCAAATACGAGGTTTTCCTGcagag GTACAAGTCGCTGTGCCCAGAGACATGGCCTTCATGGGCAGGACGGCCCCAGGATGGGGTGGCCGTGCTGGTCAGGCACCTCGGCTACAAGCCAGAAGAGTACAAGATGGGCAG GACCAAGATCTTCATCCGCTTCCCCAAGACCCTGTTTGCCACAGAGGACGCCCTGGAGGTCCGGCGGCAGAGCCTGG CCACGAAGATCCAAGCTGCCTGGAGGGGCTATCACTGGCGGCAGAAATTCCTCCGGGTGAAGCAGTCAG CCATCTGCATCCAGTCGTGGTGGCGTGGAACGCTGGGCCGGAGGAAGGCAGCCAAGAGGAAGTGGGCAGCACAGACCATCCGGCG GTTCATCCGCGGCTTCATCCTGCGCCACGCACCCCGTTGCCCCGAGAACGCCTTCTTCCTGGACCACGTGCGCACCTCTTTTTTGCTCAACCTACGGCGACAGCTGCCCCGGAATGTCCTGGATACTTCCTGGCCCACACCCCCACCTGCCCTGCGTGAG GCGTCGGAGCTCCTCCGGGAGTTGTGCATGAAGAACATGGTGTGGAAGTACTGCCGGGGCATCAGCCCAGAGTGGAAGCAGCAG CTGCAGCAAAAAGCCGTGGCTAGTGAGATCTTCAAGGGCAAGAAGGACAATTACCCACAGAGTGTCCCCAGGCTCTTCATCAGCACACGGCTTG GTACAGACGAGATCAGCCCCAAAGTGCTGCAGGCCCTTGGCTCTGAGCCCATCCAG TATGCAGTGCCTGTAGTCAAATATGACCGAAAGGGCTACAAGCCCCGCTCCCGGCAGCTGCTGCTGACGCCCAACGCTGTGGTCATCGTGGAGGATGCCAAAGTCAAGCAGAGGATTGATTACGCCAACCTGACTG GAATCTCCGTCAGCAGCCTGAGCGACAGCCTCTTTGTGCTGCATGTGCAGCGTGAGGACAATAAGCAGAAG GGGGATGTGGTGCTGCAGAGTGACCACGTGATTGAGACACTGACCAAGGTGGCCCTCAGCGCCGACCGTGTGAACAACATCAACATCAACCAGGGCAG CATCACATTTGCAGGGGGCCCCGGCAGGGATGGCACTATTGACTTCACACCTGGCTCGGAGCTGCTTATCACCAAGGCCAAGAACGGGCACCTGGCTGTG GTGGCCCCACGGCTGAACTCTCGGTGA
- the MYO1C gene encoding unconventional myosin-Ic isoform X3, with protein sequence MESALTARDRVGVQDFVLLENFTSEAAFIENLRRRFRENLIYTYIGPVLVSVNPYRDLQIYSRQHMERYRGVSFYEVPPHLFAVADTVYRALRTERRDQAVMISGESGAGKTEATKRLLQFYAETCPAPERGGAVRDRLLQSNPVLEAFGNAKTLRNDNSSRFGKYMDVQFDFKGAPVGGHILSYLLEKSRVVHQNHGERNFHIFYQLLEGGEEEMLRRLGLERNPQSYLYLVKGQCAKVSSINDKNDWKVVRKALTVIDFTEDEVEDLLSIVASVLHLGNIHFAADEESNAQVTTENQLKYLTRLLGVEGSTLREALTHRKIIAKGEELLSPLNLEQAAYARDALAKAVYSRTFTWLVEKINRSLASKDADSPSWRSTTVLGLLDIYGFEVFQHNSFEQFCINYCNEKLQQLFIELTLKSEQEEYEAEGIAWEPVQYFNNKIICDLVEEKFKGIISILDEECLRPGEATDLTFLEKLEDTIKHHPHLLTHKLADQRTRKSLGRGEFRLLHYAGEVTYSVTGFLDKNNDLLFRNLKETMCSSENPIMSQCFDRSELSDKKRPETVATQFKMSLLQLVEILKSKEPAYVRCIKPNDAKQPGRFDEVLIRHQVKYLGLMENLRVRRAGFAYRRKYEVFLQRYKSLCPETWPSWAGRPQDGVAVLVRHLGYKPEEYKMGRTKIFIRFPKTLFATEDALEVRRQSLATKIQAAWRGYHWRQKFLRVKQSAICIQSWWRGTLGRRKAAKRKWAAQTIRRFIRGFILRHAPRCPENAFFLDHVRTSFLLNLRRQLPRNVLDTSWPTPPPALREASELLRELCMKNMVWKYCRGISPEWKQQLQQKAVASEIFKGKKDNYPQSVPRLFISTRLGTDEISPKVLQALGSEPIQYAVPVVKYDRKGYKPRSRQLLLTPNAVVIVEDAKVKQRIDYANLTGISVSSLSDSLFVLHVQREDNKQKGDVVLQSDHVIETLTKVALSADRVNNININQGSITFAGGPGRDGTIDFTPGSELLITKAKNGHLAVVAPRLNSR encoded by the exons ATGGAGAGTGCCCTAACCGCCCGTGACCGGGTAGGGGTACAGGATTTCGTGCTGCTGGAGAACTTCACCAGCGAGGCTGCCTTCATCGAGAACCTGCGGCGTCGGTTCCGGGAGAACCTCATTTAC ACCTACATTGGCCCTGTCCTAGTCTCTGTCAACCCCTACCGGGACCTCCAGATCTACAGCCGCCAGCACATGGAGCGTTACCGTGGCGTCAGCTTCTATGAGGTGCCACCCCACCT GTTTGCAGTGGCCGACACTGTGTACCGGGCACTGCGCACGGAGCGCCGGGACCAGGCAGTGATGATCTCTGGGGAGAGCGGGGCAGGCAAGACAGAGGCCACCAAGCGGCTGCTACAGTTCTATGCAGAGACCTGCCCAGCCCCCGAGCGGGGGGGTGCTGTGCGTGACCGGCTGCTGCAGAGCAACCCTGTGCTGGAG GCCTTCGGGAATGCCAAGACCCTCCGGAACGATAACTCCAGCAGGTTTGGGAAATACATGGACGTGCAGTTTGACTTCAAG GGTGCCCCCGTGGGTGGCCACATTCTCAGTTACCTCCTGGAGAAGTCCCGCGTGGTGCACCAGAATCATGGGGAGAGGAACTTCCACATCTTTTACCAGCTGCTGGAGGGGGGCGAGGAGGAGATGCTGCGCAGGCTGGGCTTGGAACGCAACCCCCAGAGCTACCTGTACCTGGTGAAG GGCCAGTGTGCCAAAGTCTCCTCCATCAATGACAAGAATGACTGGAAGGTCGTCAGGAAGGCTCTGACGGTCATCGACTTCACTGAGGATGAAGTGGAG GACCTGCTGAGCATTGTGGCCAGTGTCCTGCATTTGGGCAATATCCACTTTGCTGCCGACGAGGAGAGCAATGCTCAGGTCACCACCGAGAACCAGCTCAAGTATCTGACCAGG CTCCTTGGTGTGGAAGGCTCAACATTGCGGGAAGCCCTGACACACAGGAAGATCATCGCCAAGGGAGAAGAG CTCCTGAGCCCACTGAACCTGGAACAGGCTGCATATGCGCGAGACGCCCTGGCCAAGGCCGTGTACAGTCGCACTTTTACCTGGCTGGTCGAGAAGATCAACAGGTCGCTGGCCTCCAAG GATGCTGACAGCCCCAGCTGGCGGAGCACCACGGTCCTTGGGCTCCTGGACATTTATGGCTTCGAAGTGTTTCAGCACAACAG CTTCGAGCAGTTCTGCATCAACTACTGCAACGAGAAGCTGCAGCAGCTCTTCATCGAGCTCACCCTCAAGTCGGAACAGGAGGAATATGAGGCCGAGGGCATCGCG TGGGAGCCTGTCCAGTATTTCAACAACAAGATCATCTGTGACCTGGTGGAGGAGAAGTTCAAGGGCATCATCTCCATTTTG GATGAGGAGTGTCTGCGCCCTGGGGAGGCCACGGATCTGACCTTCCTGGAGAAGTTGGAGGACACCATCAAGCATCATCCGCACTTGCTCAC GCACAAGCTGGCCGATCAGCGGACCAGGAAATCCCTGGGCCGAGGGGAGTTCCGCCTTCTGCACTACGCGGGGGAGGTGACCTACAGCGTGACCG GGTTTCTGGATAAAAACAATGACCTTCTCTTCCGgaacctgaaggag ACCATGTGCAGCTCGGAGAATCCCATTATGAGCCAGTGCTTCGACCGGAGCGAGCTCAGTGACAAGAAGCGGCCAGAGACG GTCGCCACCCAGTTCAAGATGAGCCTCCTGCAGCTGGTGGAGATCCTGAAGTCTAAGGAGCCGGCCTACGTCCGCTGCATCAAGCCCAATGACGCCAAACAGCCCG GCCGCTTTGATGAAGTGCTGATCCGGCACCAGGTGAAGTACCTGGGGCTGATGGAGAACCTGCGCGTGCGCAGAGCCGGCTTCGCCTATCGCCGCAAATACGAGGTTTTCCTGcagag GTACAAGTCGCTGTGCCCAGAGACATGGCCTTCATGGGCAGGACGGCCCCAGGATGGGGTGGCCGTGCTGGTCAGGCACCTCGGCTACAAGCCAGAAGAGTACAAGATGGGCAG GACCAAGATCTTCATCCGCTTCCCCAAGACCCTGTTTGCCACAGAGGACGCCCTGGAGGTCCGGCGGCAGAGCCTGG CCACGAAGATCCAAGCTGCCTGGAGGGGCTATCACTGGCGGCAGAAATTCCTCCGGGTGAAGCAGTCAG CCATCTGCATCCAGTCGTGGTGGCGTGGAACGCTGGGCCGGAGGAAGGCAGCCAAGAGGAAGTGGGCAGCACAGACCATCCGGCG GTTCATCCGCGGCTTCATCCTGCGCCACGCACCCCGTTGCCCCGAGAACGCCTTCTTCCTGGACCACGTGCGCACCTCTTTTTTGCTCAACCTACGGCGACAGCTGCCCCGGAATGTCCTGGATACTTCCTGGCCCACACCCCCACCTGCCCTGCGTGAG GCGTCGGAGCTCCTCCGGGAGTTGTGCATGAAGAACATGGTGTGGAAGTACTGCCGGGGCATCAGCCCAGAGTGGAAGCAGCAG CTGCAGCAAAAAGCCGTGGCTAGTGAGATCTTCAAGGGCAAGAAGGACAATTACCCACAGAGTGTCCCCAGGCTCTTCATCAGCACACGGCTTG GTACAGACGAGATCAGCCCCAAAGTGCTGCAGGCCCTTGGCTCTGAGCCCATCCAG TATGCAGTGCCTGTAGTCAAATATGACCGAAAGGGCTACAAGCCCCGCTCCCGGCAGCTGCTGCTGACGCCCAACGCTGTGGTCATCGTGGAGGATGCCAAAGTCAAGCAGAGGATTGATTACGCCAACCTGACTG GAATCTCCGTCAGCAGCCTGAGCGACAGCCTCTTTGTGCTGCATGTGCAGCGTGAGGACAATAAGCAGAAG GGGGATGTGGTGCTGCAGAGTGACCACGTGATTGAGACACTGACCAAGGTGGCCCTCAGCGCCGACCGTGTGAACAACATCAACATCAACCAGGGCAG CATCACATTTGCAGGGGGCCCCGGCAGGGATGGCACTATTGACTTCACACCTGGCTCGGAGCTGCTTATCACCAAGGCCAAGAACGGGCACCTGGCTGTG GTGGCCCCACGGCTGAACTCTCGGTGA
- the MYO1C gene encoding unconventional myosin-Ic isoform X2, with the protein MRYRASALGSDGVRVTMESALTARDRVGVQDFVLLENFTSEAAFIENLRRRFRENLIYTYIGPVLVSVNPYRDLQIYSRQHMERYRGVSFYEVPPHLFAVADTVYRALRTERRDQAVMISGESGAGKTEATKRLLQFYAETCPAPERGGAVRDRLLQSNPVLEAFGNAKTLRNDNSSRFGKYMDVQFDFKGAPVGGHILSYLLEKSRVVHQNHGERNFHIFYQLLEGGEEEMLRRLGLERNPQSYLYLVKGQCAKVSSINDKNDWKVVRKALTVIDFTEDEVEDLLSIVASVLHLGNIHFAADEESNAQVTTENQLKYLTRLLGVEGSTLREALTHRKIIAKGEELLSPLNLEQAAYARDALAKAVYSRTFTWLVEKINRSLASKDADSPSWRSTTVLGLLDIYGFEVFQHNSFEQFCINYCNEKLQQLFIELTLKSEQEEYEAEGIAWEPVQYFNNKIICDLVEEKFKGIISILDEECLRPGEATDLTFLEKLEDTIKHHPHLLTHKLADQRTRKSLGRGEFRLLHYAGEVTYSVTGFLDKNNDLLFRNLKETMCSSENPIMSQCFDRSELSDKKRPETVATQFKMSLLQLVEILKSKEPAYVRCIKPNDAKQPGRFDEVLIRHQVKYLGLMENLRVRRAGFAYRRKYEVFLQRYKSLCPETWPSWAGRPQDGVAVLVRHLGYKPEEYKMGRTKIFIRFPKTLFATEDALEVRRQSLATKIQAAWRGYHWRQKFLRVKQSAICIQSWWRGTLGRRKAAKRKWAAQTIRRFIRGFILRHAPRCPENAFFLDHVRTSFLLNLRRQLPRNVLDTSWPTPPPALREASELLRELCMKNMVWKYCRGISPEWKQQLQQKAVASEIFKGKKDNYPQSVPRLFISTRLGTDEISPKVLQALGSEPIQYAVPVVKYDRKGYKPRSRQLLLTPNAVVIVEDAKVKQRIDYANLTGISVSSLSDSLFVLHVQREDNKQKGDVVLQSDHVIETLTKVALSADRVNNININQGSITFAGGPGRDGTIDFTPGSELLITKAKNGHLAVVAPRLNSR; encoded by the exons ATGCGCTACCGGGCGTCG GCCCTGGGCAGTGACGGGGTGCGAGTGACCATGGAGAGTGCCCTAACCGCCCGTGACCGGGTAGGGGTACAGGATTTCGTGCTGCTGGAGAACTTCACCAGCGAGGCTGCCTTCATCGAGAACCTGCGGCGTCGGTTCCGGGAGAACCTCATTTAC ACCTACATTGGCCCTGTCCTAGTCTCTGTCAACCCCTACCGGGACCTCCAGATCTACAGCCGCCAGCACATGGAGCGTTACCGTGGCGTCAGCTTCTATGAGGTGCCACCCCACCT GTTTGCAGTGGCCGACACTGTGTACCGGGCACTGCGCACGGAGCGCCGGGACCAGGCAGTGATGATCTCTGGGGAGAGCGGGGCAGGCAAGACAGAGGCCACCAAGCGGCTGCTACAGTTCTATGCAGAGACCTGCCCAGCCCCCGAGCGGGGGGGTGCTGTGCGTGACCGGCTGCTGCAGAGCAACCCTGTGCTGGAG GCCTTCGGGAATGCCAAGACCCTCCGGAACGATAACTCCAGCAGGTTTGGGAAATACATGGACGTGCAGTTTGACTTCAAG GGTGCCCCCGTGGGTGGCCACATTCTCAGTTACCTCCTGGAGAAGTCCCGCGTGGTGCACCAGAATCATGGGGAGAGGAACTTCCACATCTTTTACCAGCTGCTGGAGGGGGGCGAGGAGGAGATGCTGCGCAGGCTGGGCTTGGAACGCAACCCCCAGAGCTACCTGTACCTGGTGAAG GGCCAGTGTGCCAAAGTCTCCTCCATCAATGACAAGAATGACTGGAAGGTCGTCAGGAAGGCTCTGACGGTCATCGACTTCACTGAGGATGAAGTGGAG GACCTGCTGAGCATTGTGGCCAGTGTCCTGCATTTGGGCAATATCCACTTTGCTGCCGACGAGGAGAGCAATGCTCAGGTCACCACCGAGAACCAGCTCAAGTATCTGACCAGG CTCCTTGGTGTGGAAGGCTCAACATTGCGGGAAGCCCTGACACACAGGAAGATCATCGCCAAGGGAGAAGAG CTCCTGAGCCCACTGAACCTGGAACAGGCTGCATATGCGCGAGACGCCCTGGCCAAGGCCGTGTACAGTCGCACTTTTACCTGGCTGGTCGAGAAGATCAACAGGTCGCTGGCCTCCAAG GATGCTGACAGCCCCAGCTGGCGGAGCACCACGGTCCTTGGGCTCCTGGACATTTATGGCTTCGAAGTGTTTCAGCACAACAG CTTCGAGCAGTTCTGCATCAACTACTGCAACGAGAAGCTGCAGCAGCTCTTCATCGAGCTCACCCTCAAGTCGGAACAGGAGGAATATGAGGCCGAGGGCATCGCG TGGGAGCCTGTCCAGTATTTCAACAACAAGATCATCTGTGACCTGGTGGAGGAGAAGTTCAAGGGCATCATCTCCATTTTG GATGAGGAGTGTCTGCGCCCTGGGGAGGCCACGGATCTGACCTTCCTGGAGAAGTTGGAGGACACCATCAAGCATCATCCGCACTTGCTCAC GCACAAGCTGGCCGATCAGCGGACCAGGAAATCCCTGGGCCGAGGGGAGTTCCGCCTTCTGCACTACGCGGGGGAGGTGACCTACAGCGTGACCG GGTTTCTGGATAAAAACAATGACCTTCTCTTCCGgaacctgaaggag ACCATGTGCAGCTCGGAGAATCCCATTATGAGCCAGTGCTTCGACCGGAGCGAGCTCAGTGACAAGAAGCGGCCAGAGACG GTCGCCACCCAGTTCAAGATGAGCCTCCTGCAGCTGGTGGAGATCCTGAAGTCTAAGGAGCCGGCCTACGTCCGCTGCATCAAGCCCAATGACGCCAAACAGCCCG GCCGCTTTGATGAAGTGCTGATCCGGCACCAGGTGAAGTACCTGGGGCTGATGGAGAACCTGCGCGTGCGCAGAGCCGGCTTCGCCTATCGCCGCAAATACGAGGTTTTCCTGcagag GTACAAGTCGCTGTGCCCAGAGACATGGCCTTCATGGGCAGGACGGCCCCAGGATGGGGTGGCCGTGCTGGTCAGGCACCTCGGCTACAAGCCAGAAGAGTACAAGATGGGCAG GACCAAGATCTTCATCCGCTTCCCCAAGACCCTGTTTGCCACAGAGGACGCCCTGGAGGTCCGGCGGCAGAGCCTGG CCACGAAGATCCAAGCTGCCTGGAGGGGCTATCACTGGCGGCAGAAATTCCTCCGGGTGAAGCAGTCAG CCATCTGCATCCAGTCGTGGTGGCGTGGAACGCTGGGCCGGAGGAAGGCAGCCAAGAGGAAGTGGGCAGCACAGACCATCCGGCG GTTCATCCGCGGCTTCATCCTGCGCCACGCACCCCGTTGCCCCGAGAACGCCTTCTTCCTGGACCACGTGCGCACCTCTTTTTTGCTCAACCTACGGCGACAGCTGCCCCGGAATGTCCTGGATACTTCCTGGCCCACACCCCCACCTGCCCTGCGTGAG GCGTCGGAGCTCCTCCGGGAGTTGTGCATGAAGAACATGGTGTGGAAGTACTGCCGGGGCATCAGCCCAGAGTGGAAGCAGCAG CTGCAGCAAAAAGCCGTGGCTAGTGAGATCTTCAAGGGCAAGAAGGACAATTACCCACAGAGTGTCCCCAGGCTCTTCATCAGCACACGGCTTG GTACAGACGAGATCAGCCCCAAAGTGCTGCAGGCCCTTGGCTCTGAGCCCATCCAG TATGCAGTGCCTGTAGTCAAATATGACCGAAAGGGCTACAAGCCCCGCTCCCGGCAGCTGCTGCTGACGCCCAACGCTGTGGTCATCGTGGAGGATGCCAAAGTCAAGCAGAGGATTGATTACGCCAACCTGACTG GAATCTCCGTCAGCAGCCTGAGCGACAGCCTCTTTGTGCTGCATGTGCAGCGTGAGGACAATAAGCAGAAG GGGGATGTGGTGCTGCAGAGTGACCACGTGATTGAGACACTGACCAAGGTGGCCCTCAGCGCCGACCGTGTGAACAACATCAACATCAACCAGGGCAG CATCACATTTGCAGGGGGCCCCGGCAGGGATGGCACTATTGACTTCACACCTGGCTCGGAGCTGCTTATCACCAAGGCCAAGAACGGGCACCTGGCTGTG GTGGCCCCACGGCTGAACTCTCGGTGA